The sequence below is a genomic window from Neomicrococcus aestuarii.
GCACAGCAGACTGTTCAGCAGAACCAGTACTCTGCACAGCAGCTTCAGGATATGTACAACCAGCCGTCGGCAGGACCGCTGCAGACCGGTCGCATGACCGTCAACGATGTTGTCGCTAAGACCATCATCTGCTTCGCACTGGTCATCGTCGGCGCAGCCGTTGGTTGGCAGTTGCCTGGCCTGATGTTGCCAGCAGCGATCATCGGTTTGGTGCTTGGCCTTGTCAACTCGTTCAAGCGTGAAGTCTCCCCAGTGCTCGTAGTTCTCTACGCGATCGCTGAAGGCGTCTTCTTGGGCGGCATCTCCGGAATGTTCGAGACCATGTACCCGGGCATCGTGGTGCAGGCAGTACTTGCAACGTTCTCTGTGTTCGCAGTGACCTTGGTGCTCTACCGCTCCGGTAAGTACCGCGCCACCCCACGCATGAACAAGATGTTCATGATCGCCATGCTTGGCTACTTGGTCTTCAGCCTCTTGAACTTCGTGCTCATGCTGACCGGCGCTGTTGATGGCATGTTCGGTCTGCGCTCCGGTTGGATCGGCTTGGCCGTTGGTGCTTTGGCCGTTCTCTTGGCCACCTACTCGCTGGTCTTGGACTTCACGCAGGTCCAGGAAGCAGTTGAGCACGGCGCTCCTGAAAAGTTCGCTTGGCGTTGCGCCTTCGGCCTGACGGTCACCATGGTGTGGCTGTACGTCGAAATCCTGCGCATCCTCGCGATCTTGCGCGGCGACGACTAGCAGTCGTTACTGCCTAGAGCTAAGAGGGGCTCGTCTTGTATCTCAGGATGCGGGACGAGCCCTTCTGCATAGGCACACAAACATTTGGTTACCGCCAGCTATGGGGGCCGTTGAAAGGTGAACACCATGAGCACAGTGAAATCCCTGAAGGACCTCGAGCCCGAGACGTCATTGTCCCGCTGGGCGCCGTTGGGCCTGGCGATCGTTGGCCTTTTGATCGGCGGCGTGGTGGTGGCCGTTCTTGATGGTCAGTACTGGCTCGCCAGTGGAGCGCTGGGCTCGGTGGAGCTTGATCCGCTGACCGGAATCTATCTGGCCGCCGCAGTGCCGTTAGTGGCAGGCGCGCTGACCTACCTGAGCTTTCGCAAGGGCCCTCTCACGCTCCCGAAGGTTGCCTTCGTGATGGCGGCCCTGGTGACCATGACCGGCCTCCACGTTCTAGTCACGGCATCGCATTGGGTCTCGATCCTCAGCGTTCTGCTGCTGATCGTCGCCGTCGCAACCGCGCTGGTACTCACGCGTCCTACGGAAGCCGCGGCTGCGTCGTCGTCATTCGAGTAAAAACGGCGCCATCCACGCTTCTCAGTAAGTGAGACGGGCGTCTTGCTGTGCGTACACCTGAACCCCTCAAGGCATACCGTTGATAGGGAGAGAAGGGTTGGGATGAGCAGCTTTACGGCAAGCCCCGTTATGGGCGAACAGTTCACCATTGAAAACGGTGGCGCCACCGCGACCATCAGCGCGCTCGCAGCCGCCCTGCGCATCTACCAGCGCGACGGCATCGACCTCGTAGAACCCTTCAGCGCCGACGAACTTCCGCCCTCAGGCTCCGGCATCCTCATGGCCCCGTGGGGCAACCGCGTGCGTGCCGGAAAATGGGTGCTCAACGGCAAAGAACAGCAGCTCGACATCACCGAGCCTTCCCGTGGCAACGCCTCCCATGGATTGCTGCGCAACAACGGCTACGCCCCGATTTCACACACAGAAACTTCGGTGACGCTGGCGGCGGAGATTTATCCACAGCACGGCTTCCCGTTCCGCATGCGGCACGCTGCTACTTATACGTTGGATGCGGATGGGCACTTGAGCGTCACCCAGCAACTGACGAACTTGTCTTCCGAGAGTGCACCAGCCGCGCTGGGTGCCCACCCGTATCTTCGTCTGGGAGACATTACGACGGCGCAGCTCACCTTAACCGTCTCCGCTCGCCAAGCATTTATTGCGGATGAGAGCCTCATTCCAGTAGGGCTTGAGCTGGTGCGCGGGGATACAGATTTCCGTGGGGGATCGCTTCTGGCGGATGTTCGCGTGGATGTTGCGTTGACCTCCCTCGATGCAGCCGAAGATGGCAACTTCCACCACGTGCTGAGCGCTCCGGACGGTCGAAGCGTGGAGCTGTGGCAAGAACCGATCTTCCCGATCGCGCACGTCTTTGTCACCGAGCACTATCGGGACCGTCCGCTCGCCGTGGCGGTGGAACCGATGACCGCCCCCGCCGATGCTTTCAATTCGGGAACCAACCTTCATTGGCTCGAACCCGGTGAGTCCCTCACTGGCACGTGGGGAATTCGTTCCTCGCTCTAAACCTTTTTGTCCATCACTAACGATCACGTGTTCTGTTTCTAAAGGATCAACCCCATGACGCAATCCACCACCCCAGCAACGTCGGCACCTGCGCAAGCTACGTCGTCGTCCTCTGAAAGCTCCCAGACCCGGAGCCTTCAGGAAATTTTGGACGGGCTGCCGGTGAAACTTGCCGATATTGAGGCTGCGGCCGAACTGCTCAAGGGTGTCATTGTGACCACCCCTCTGGAGCACTCGCGTGCGCTCTCTCGCCAGATTGGCGCCGAGGTGGAATTCAAGTGTGAGAACCTGCAGCGCGCGGGATCGTTCAAGGTGCGCGGCGCGTACGTGCGCATGGCGCGGTTGAGCGAAGAAGAAAAGAAGCGTGGCGTGGTGGCGGCATCTGCCGGTAACCACGCACAGGGCGTGGCGCAGGCTGCCAGCCGACTCGGCATCAAGGCCCGCATCTACATGCCTCTTGGCGTTGCGCTGCCGAAGCTTTCCGCAACGCGCGATCACGGCGCCGAAGTGGTTCTGCACGGAAACAACGTGGATGAATCCCTGGCCGAGGCTCAGCGCTTTGCCGATGCAACGGGCGCCGTTTTTGTGCACCCGTTCGACCACGAAGACATCATCGCGGGTCAGGGCACCATTGGTCTTGAACTGCTGGAGCAGTACCCGGAAGTGGACACCGTGCTCATGGGTGTGGGCGGCGGCGGACTCCTGGCTGGCGTGGCCGTGGCCATCAAGTCCAAAGCGGCTCAGCTCGGCCGCGATATTCGCGTGATTGGTGTGCAAGCAGAAAACGCCGCGGCCTACCCTCCATCACTGGCCGCCGATGCGCTGGTGCCCTTGGAGAAGGTCTCGACGATCGCCGACGGCATCGCGGTGGGACGTCCTGGACAGCTGCCGTTCCAGATCATCCGCGAACTCGTCGATGATGTGGTGACAGTGTCTGAGGACGCGTTGGCTCGCGCCTTGGTGTTCTTGCTGGAGCGCTCCAAGCTCGTGGTGGAGCCAGCCGGCGCCGTAGGTGTGGCTGCCGTGCAGGAAGGCCTGCTCGCCGAAATGGGCCTGAACCCCAAGAACGTGGCTGTGGTGCTCTCCGGCGGAAACGTGGATCCACTCTTGATGCTCAAGGTCATCCAGCACGGTTTGCAGGCAGCCGGCCGATTCTTGACGGTGCACATCATGCTCGAGGACCGACCGGGCGAGCTCGCTACGATCTCCCGCATCATCTCCGAAAACGACGCCAACGTCACGCGTGTGGACCACACTCGCGTGGGCGGTTCCTTGGCTATGGGCGATGTTGCCATCACGATCGACATGGAAACCAAGGGTCGCGAACACTCCGAGCTCGTCCTGCAAGCGCTGCGCGCCGAGGGCTTCCAGCCGCAAGTGCGGCAATAAGGTTCCCTTGAACTTGTAAAGCAAAAGGCCGGGTTCCCTTCACACGATGGTGTGGGAACCCGG
It includes:
- the ilvA gene encoding threonine ammonia-lyase — encoded protein: MTQSTTPATSAPAQATSSSSESSQTRSLQEILDGLPVKLADIEAAAELLKGVIVTTPLEHSRALSRQIGAEVEFKCENLQRAGSFKVRGAYVRMARLSEEEKKRGVVAASAGNHAQGVAQAASRLGIKARIYMPLGVALPKLSATRDHGAEVVLHGNNVDESLAEAQRFADATGAVFVHPFDHEDIIAGQGTIGLELLEQYPEVDTVLMGVGGGGLLAGVAVAIKSKAAQLGRDIRVIGVQAENAAAYPPSLAADALVPLEKVSTIADGIAVGRPGQLPFQIIRELVDDVVTVSEDALARALVFLLERSKLVVEPAGAVGVAAVQEGLLAEMGLNPKNVAVVLSGGNVDPLLMLKVIQHGLQAAGRFLTVHIMLEDRPGELATISRIISENDANVTRVDHTRVGGSLAMGDVAITIDMETKGREHSELVLQALRAEGFQPQVRQ
- a CDS encoding aldose 1-epimerase family protein, encoding MSSFTASPVMGEQFTIENGGATATISALAAALRIYQRDGIDLVEPFSADELPPSGSGILMAPWGNRVRAGKWVLNGKEQQLDITEPSRGNASHGLLRNNGYAPISHTETSVTLAAEIYPQHGFPFRMRHAATYTLDADGHLSVTQQLTNLSSESAPAALGAHPYLRLGDITTAQLTLTVSARQAFIADESLIPVGLELVRGDTDFRGGSLLADVRVDVALTSLDAAEDGNFHHVLSAPDGRSVELWQEPIFPIAHVFVTEHYRDRPLAVAVEPMTAPADAFNSGTNLHWLEPGESLTGTWGIRSSL
- a CDS encoding Bax inhibitor-1/YccA family protein is translated as MAGGNPLFNSKTFQSDAKGTVGFGSAAAQQTVQQNQYSAQQLQDMYNQPSAGPLQTGRMTVNDVVAKTIICFALVIVGAAVGWQLPGLMLPAAIIGLVLGLVNSFKREVSPVLVVLYAIAEGVFLGGISGMFETMYPGIVVQAVLATFSVFAVTLVLYRSGKYRATPRMNKMFMIAMLGYLVFSLLNFVLMLTGAVDGMFGLRSGWIGLAVGALAVLLATYSLVLDFTQVQEAVEHGAPEKFAWRCAFGLTVTMVWLYVEILRILAILRGDD